The Artemia franciscana chromosome 9, ASM3288406v1, whole genome shotgun sequence region aatcattactgtatgtaaacgctggtcagtttgtaacttgcagcccctcccctggggactatGGTGGAGTAAGtgagccccaaagacatagttattacacaaaggctgtagaataaatagttgaaattactaaaatactttagcgtgaatagcgagctatttaggaagagatggacccccccccctaattcgtagtaatctctgttcgttttaagttttaatgctgttccttactttcagttgaataaaattttcctatctattttttcactattttttttaaataatgctagaaaatcctgcgcccccttcatggaatttctcttctcccatgacaaattcctccgagagaagatcctcccacgtagccccctcccctcacctccccccccccaaccaaaaaattatcctgaaaaggtctgtacacttccaaataatcattactgtatgtaaacgctggtcagtttgtaacttgcggcccctcccctggggactgtggtggagtaagtgtgccccaaagacatagttattatgtttttcgactatgctgaacaaaattgcaatCTCAAAATactgatccgttgacttttggaaaaaatgagcatgggagggggcctaggtgccctcccatttttctggtcacttaaaagggcactagaacttttaatttccgtgtgaatgagccccctcgcaacattctaggaccatttggttgatacgatcacccctgaaaaaaaaaaaacaaacaaacaaataaacacgcacccgtgatcggtcttctgataaaaaatacgaaattccatatttttgtagataaaagcttgaaacttctatagtagggttctctgatacggtgaatgcgATGGTAGTATTTTtggttaagatcgtatgacttttaggtggtgtttccccctattttccaaaacaaggcaaattttctcaggctcgtaacttttgatgagtaagactaaatttgatgaaacttatatatttaaaattagcataaaaatccaattcttttgatatatctattggtatcaaaattccgttttttagagtttcgtttactattgagccgggtcgctccttcctacagttcgttaccacgaactgtttggctAGGACGTTGATCCATTCAGGAGAAGGTGAGGAGGACTAATAACCCCAAAAGGTTCAAAGTCTAAAGAGTATATGACAAGGAGACAACTCTATTGAatgattaaatatataaacaatttcatctgaaagtaaagagtgacattacacatcaaaacaaacagaaattatcgcCTTCACTAGTTAAGCTTAAGtctaaactttgaaaatactgctcaaacaaattcaaattcttGGATTTCAGAAGTtggttttaaataatttgacaAAAGAgttcaactttagcgtaaagaacgaggagTGAGGGAGGGGCATCCCCCTTCATActcagaataatttctattcgttttcgttttaaattgttttaattgttaaattgtttttcgttttcgttaaattcgttttaaatttaaatgttacttcttattttcagtggataaccttgttttttatttaatttttgaccgTTTTCAtaccagaaaatcccccccccccccgtgcaaAATTTCTAACGCAAAATTCCCCCAGAAACTATCCTTCCGATGGCACATTCTCCCCTTAAGAAATCCATTCTATCCATAGAAACCCtctaaccgccccccccccccaaaaaaaatgataaatatggATAGGTGCCTCTCGATTTAGCATGGATCAAAGGGCACTAGGATAACTATCCTTTAGtgcttttaaaacagtaattgtGTTTCAAACATCCGGAAAGGGCAAGTCAATTATACAtatttattatacaaaaaaattcatggcaccaaaatgtcaaaaatggAACTGCCtatacatataaacaaactcACTCAGAAGTCTCACTGTAAAATCATAgtctccttgaaaaaaaaaaaagaaagaaaaaaaccctACAGAACAGTTTCAACTACAAGCGGCGCAACTTTTATTTCACATCAGTTAAGAGAATTTTATAGGACAATTCAGTATCTGAAAGATTATATTTGGGACtaaaatggtgatttttttttatcaacgtTATAAGTAATGGACAGTTTTGATATTCGTTTCTTAACAAAATAGCGGATCTGAAACAATTATGGAGATTTACACAGCACTTTTTCAAGCAATATCAACACAATTCTATTTAGTAAACGAATTTCACTAATAGACAAAGCATAACTGAACGTTGGGTGGAGTGTGTGGTAGCAAGACACCATCTAAATTAACGAATTCAAATTATTGAAGTCTGAAAATATACATTTGAAATTAAGAAGTCCCTTCATCATTAACCTTTTCAAATAAATCATCTTTTAAGCCCTCtctcaaattttgcaaatgtacatattatttttaactaacttttaattataaaagtatacaaaaataaataattaacatataattttgtatttgagTATTAAATGGCTGGTGACAAAGAAAATATGTATCTTCAAACTTCTTTTAGagcgggtggggggggggtaagcaTTATCAGAAAAAAGAGCTCATAAGTTGCTTTTCATTGCCTACATTGCTTTTTGCAATGTCTTCATATTTCCCAACAGAACTAGCTTTTGCAAAACCGATTCCaactgaaaaaatttataatcttataatcttttataatttataatcttaACAATATAtgtgtaaaaaaataatagtaaacccatcaaaatacaaaacaacttagatttttgctcattttcttttattaaccaCAGACCAACCTGAATCTATTAATAAACAAAGTTATTTCACTCTAATCTCCCCTTCAACCATGCCGAATCCACAGGGAATCGCCCCTTTACAACAAGTTTGTATGTAGAGTTACTACAAAGAACAGGTTGACTATCAAACACAGCTACAACACAACAAGCACCCGTTTCTACAAATACAGATTTAACAACTAAAAGATAATCTTTTGAATCAAGGACTGAAACAGTTGTCAAACATTCAGTACCAATATTAACCTTTAGATGACAACTTACTAGAAACACTGACTGCGGTACTTGAAACACTTGAGTTAGACCATCATAATGTCGCATTAAATAAGAAGGACGTAAACTGAAAATGTGTATGTTTATTCTGATTGTGACATGGTTAACTACATATTTGGTCCGTTTAAATAACTTTCGGCTTAAATGCCAACTAGGGGGGATGATAAATGATTCCTTGAAATGAAAGAAGTCAGATTTTTCCTCATCCGTGAGCAATTCAGAGCGAGCTGGCCCATCCAGAAATTCTTCAATATCCATTTGTAGAAAATGAACATAAGGTATGAGGCTTCGTGCCTCCTGAAATTAAACAGCCGAAATAGAACACAAGGTATAAGTCTTCGTAATTCCTAAACACATTTAGTTGAAATAAAGCATAATGTATGTTCTAAAACATAAATGTGTATGCGTCCTTAAGCATATAGAAATATAAAGTAACAACTGAACATTTGGTATAAACCTTCATCCTTCCTGCAATTAAACAGTCGAGTTGAATTAGCTTCATTTACGGTACGATAACATTTTTTTCACCATAATAGGAATGGCATtgacaataaaatttttagatgtattattcttttattttatcctCCTCTCAACTGTTCTATGgacattttattagttttctttattttgggcAATCATAAGGGCAAATCCTCTTTCAAAAGCATGCTTGATAAGGAAGcagtttttacttttctagATTCTTCTTTTACTACTAAAATGATTTTTGGATTTATGTTAGAGGagaattcatttattcattcaaattCAGAATCGTTCCATGCGTGTTATTCTAAAAGAAATTCTAGCATTATATGCATAAAGACATGTGTATATGAATGCCATCTTTTATTCtgtattaaaaatttgtatcaatGAGGGTACTGTTACCCTGAAACACACTTTATATGGCTAAGATTTATGTGCTGTGTGCAAGTTTTTAATATGTTGTTTTTCTACAGTCCTTTGGTTTTAATAGCCCAATTAAAGACGACAATTTTGCCCTCACTCGACGGATGAAATTCAGCCGTGTCTATATACTCAATCTTATTTTGGAATTTACtttgtgattttattttaattcttaactGAAAACtaggttaaaaatacgtcaGACACGTGCAAAATTAGGAAAGTTTTCCCATTTTAAGTTTGGGCCATTTaccaagaaaaaatgtaaataatgacATGATTCTGCTTTGGAACACAGATTGAACTGATAATAATGAATTCAATGACATAAATATCTTGTCCTGTCAGCGCGGGCTACAGCTGTAAGCTTATCGCAAAACTACATGTTTTTCAGGGAACATAAATCTTAAGCCATATAACAGTctaatttcttagaataaaCGATAATATAGAATTTTCTTACACTTTTTATGTTACTTTAagtcatagttttttttttttttttaccttgccAGTACTTCACAATTACTCATAAGTATCCAAAAACCACCAAATAAACTCAGAATCACCAACAACTAatgcaaatttaaaaattaaaatgcacaTAAGTCACAATGTATATACAAATTATGCACATAGCGTAATTTTGTCTAGCTGGTGACAagctttaaactattttttaggGTAAAAAAGTGGGATCACTTCAAGCAAAGATTCAACCCATCTACCAAATACTACCGTCAAATAATTTACATTAGCTTTTGTATTCTAGAAGagcgttaaaaaataaaacaagaaaaataaaacatatcttTATAGTTACGTTCAAAAATATCAAagtataatttacaatttttacgCTCAATTGCAAAACAGTGCAACTTATATATGCTAATGAAGGAACAAGAATGATAGGAAAAGTATATGAAGCTTCGCTCGGTTCCTGGTAATGATACTGATATTTCATTAACGGACAGTAGGGTCCAAATTCCTTGCAAGATTTGAAGAacggttaaaaattaaattaaaaaaacaagttttttcaactgaaagtaaggagccacatgaaaattaaaaacgaacaaaaattattccatatttgagggggggggggcttcctcAGCCgtcattctttacactaaagtttgactctttgtcaccaTATTTTAAGAGacactgctcaaacacaagggccgctGATTCAGAAGTATCTACAAAAACATTACGACTTGAACCGTATAAAACGTGGCTAGAGGAGATGTTTCATTGTGTATTGAAAGATTGGCTATAGCTTGGGTTAATTTTGACAAAGCAAAAATTTAGGGTCATCCCAAACGTTGGTCAAAGTTGAAATTGATGTCATTGTACTTTGTCTCGCATtaatttttcctcaaaatcggctacatagttttttttcctgaaaactgGCATATTAACATTTCTGGCCACAAAAACGATCTATTATGTCACAACTTTAAGGAAAAATTTGTATTCCAAAGGAGGTTGCATCGAACCGAACCAAACACGAAGGGATAACACGATAATTATACTATTGCGTAAGTAAGATATTTAGTCAAAttacaattgaataaagaaCGTGTTGGTATATATGACGTCATGCGAAATTACACAAGGTTTTGAATGAATCCGAACCACTAAAGTAAAAGGTATGGAAAAAAGTCAGAGGTAGGGTATTCACACAAATGAAGCGCAAACAAGATCTGCGGCTCGAAGACATGTGACAATCAGCATCACAACGAATGCATTGAATCGTAGATGatatctgcggttagaagagaagcaacagcgagaatcacaacaagtcccagaaaaaaaaatacaataaaatagatGATTCTTTGATGCATTAACAAGAATgaggaattgaattcacgtCAGAATTTCTTAACTCAATCGAAATTGTTCATTTGACGCTCcgtaacttttaatttaaaacataacGAATATAAATACTCCCTTTGAACGAGCAACTGTGTATTTATTTACGCATTTATGATGTTTtcctgaaaatgattttgaatgaatccgAACAGCTAATGCAAAAGGCATAGAAAATTTCTGATGAAATGATCCACAAAATGAAGTGCAAATGAGATACGCGACTAGAAGATATGCAACGACAAGTATCACTACGAAtctcaaattaaaatattgtacaaccaaatctgcggttagaaaagaaaaaagacagcaAGAATCACAAGAGTccgagaaataaaaaaaatcttaaaaaatgcaTGATTCTTTGATACATTAACAAAAAGTAAGAATTGAATTCTCGACAAAATTTCTTAGATCAGGCTAGTAAATAATTAGGGAATCAAATATAAACAAGTCTCACTTAAATTTGAAGATATCGACCAGTATTAAATCAAGAAGCATTAAATTTTACATTGtagtatattaaatttttagtatTGATCAGCTCTAAATTACATTGCACATTTGTGATTGAGGTAGCATAACATGTCTCaaaattaattctatttttcgaGCCTACATTTATTTCCTCTCAATTGGCTAATTGAAAAGATGGGtgtaattaaaattatgagaaaaagcAGAGAACAGAGAGGGATAAGGagatagaaagaaaaagagaaaaagagagagagagagagaaagagaagaaGAAATGTACTTACATCGTATCCGTGTTGGGTTTTATacctttcaataaaattaaataactgGCTTTCATTGTCCAAAGATAAATTCGGATTCGAAATTAGCGTGGTCAGTGTTTCCAATGAGCACTGCAGCGCTTTTTCACTCAATGCTTCTGAAGAACCAtttagaaacttctaaaaagggaaaagaaaaacaaagaaggtAGGTATAACAATTCCAATTCtccaattaaattcattttatttacactcaaataccaaaaacatacacaaaacTTCCATGAAGTCCTGTTCATGAGAACCGTGTCCTTTGCGGGAGCGCATGACATTTATTTAACTAATCATCAACAATAATACACATCTCCTACccttccctccccccacccctatcaactaataataataataataacctatacatatttattaaaatactcCAACTTTATATATTCCAAGATATATTCCAACTTtgcctaattttcaaaaagataatttttcaatctatttttaagcaaaaactGGCTCTCCGACTCCCTGATTCTGTCTGGAAGACGATTCCACACCTTCAAACCCGACTTTCGCACACAAAACTCACTTCGAGACGACTCCAATATCATTGACTAGTAGACTCACATTTCTCGTCTCATACTCacagtaataaaataaaatttctaaaatatgaAGGGCACAGTTGAtttaaattcttataaaaaaatacaccaatctGGTGTTCATATATCTTTTTTACCGGTAAAATACATAATGACTTAAAACAACTAACCGTATCACTACAATTAAGACGTTCCCCTAAAATACGAAGAGCTTAATTTTGCATAACCTGtactttcttaaaatttgactCAACATTGAAATTTGAGTCACCTGTTGCGATTTTCGATGACAAAATTTCACAATGCGGcttaaaattacaatttataTCCAAATGAAAACCAAGATATttacaatcaaaaatttttattacttctGAACCATCAAACATCAATTTGAAAGCATTATTTACAATTCGACCAATCCtacagaaattttgttttacttttactaACAGACAAAAAGCTTGCAGACTTCAACGTTAGTAGTTGAGAAACTGCCTGGTTCTCCTTTTCTCCCAGCTCTTCAAGAGACTTCGCAGTGACGGTAAGCGCTGTATCATTGGCAAACGTGGTTAAATCTGCTTCCGATAAATGGAAACGTAGAGTAtcaacatatataaaaaataatagtagtCAAAGCACAGAACCTTGTAACACACCGCACACCAGAGGAAATAACTTACTACTTAAATCAACAACAACTACTTTCATACTTCTTCCATATAAATACGACTTGAACCATTCAATCTGTATACTACAAATCCCAAGCGTGGACATCCTGTTCAACAAAACTTGCGAAATCAACAGTGTCGAACGCTTTTCTTGAACCTACAAAAATTGTCATTGGAATAAGTCCCTTTTTGAGTGCACCATTTACAAGATCCATCAGGTGATGTAATGCATCAGAGGTTGTCTGTCCTCTCCGGAATCCGTACTAGCTttcagaaagcatgccgagtcCATCCAGGTAACTGTAGAGGCGTTTATGTGCAACTTTTTCATACAGTTTTGCTATAATTAGTAAAAGCGATGTCGGTCTATAGTTTGTTCGGTCTTTTTTGCATCCTCCCTTGTTAAGAggtattaattttaattgctTGATCTCACTAGAAATCTTTCCAGtttcaaaagaaaagttaaTGAGGAACAAAAGGCATGACACGATATAATTCATTACGCTTTTCACAGCTCTTAGATTCAGAATACCTGTCCCTGCTGCGTAAGATTTCAGATCCTTGATTATTTTCATCAGTTCATTCTTATCACACTTATCAAATCCTAACGTGTGTCTTTCGCCTCTTGTATCATCAAAAAGATTATCCAAAAGAAATCCCTGTTAGCTTGAACATCTCTCTTAATGTCACTTCCAATTTCTAAGAACAACTTACGTCCTTCTCATATCCCCCTGTTTTTCTTTAAACGCTTCACCGTAAAACTCTTTGCTGCGCTTTCGTCACatttcctttgtttctttttttcagatttactTTGTTTCTGAGCAGTTTAAACTTTGTAAAGTTCAGATCAGATAGGCAattcaaataattcttgtaaGCATTATTTCTCGATTCAATCAAATCAATAATCTCTTGTATGATCCAAGGTTTTCTCTTGGTATCTTAATGATGATTTGCATATTTGAGAGGACAGCATTCATCATATATCGGAACGAGATCGTTCATAAACTTTTCAAAAGCAAGGCAGGCTTCCTTTTCCTTGTAAATATCGTCCAACAATATAACGCTtaaattttcagtaaatttttcaaaattttccttcttGGTTTCTCTCAataaaattttcgttttcttcTGCTTCAACTTAGTATGCATATTCGGTATCGAACATATTAGTGGTAAATGATCCGACGCGGATTAAATCGCCACGTCACAATGGCAACTCAACTATTGATTAGAACATCAGATACAAAAATATTGTCTATCAATGTCACTGATTCATCACTAATCCCTGATGGAATCAAATTCACTGAAAATACCTATGCGAAATCATACAACTTAAACAATCTAAATTAAAACCATTacaattaaaaagattaaaattagaATCACCCATTATCAAACACTGCATATCATGCACGCATCCCATTCTATCCATAAAACTCTCAATCTCAATCAACGGATTAATTCGATAATGAAACGATGAGCTTTGTAAAATAAGGGTAGAAATGGATAACGGTCACAAATAAAtgctgaaaataataataaataaaattaaaaaatgaactgaatAAATATCATCCAGTGACAAAATCCTACGGCCGGTCGTCTTACCTGCTAATTTCACATATATACGTCctttattgtattgtatcagattaacgacacttcttgactactaatgtccctgcgtcggccctgcggtgcattactgcagcatgattcgatctctgggtcccgtattaccaagctaaggtcaaacccactgcgccaccacaggacatacGTCCTTTATTCGACCAAACattcttattttcaaataaacctTGTCAGCCACTTCAGCAGACCTAAACTTTACAAGGACAGGGCTACCTTATCAAGCTTATTATGGTCGGGGCTCAGCTTGAATCGCAACACATTAATAATATCAGGTTCCAAGATACCAATGAGCTCCATTTTTGCGTGAATAATTCCAAGCACTGCATTTTTTACTGTTAAACCCGGGCTCTGTTTAACACCAGCAAAAAGAAGAGAATTAAGCTTCGATTCGTGTTCCAAATCGTCTAAACTGACTTCAATCAATGACTCCGACTtccaccaaaaagagcgga contains the following coding sequences:
- the LOC136031024 gene encoding uncharacterized protein LOC136031024 isoform X1 codes for the protein MIEVFQDIDLLQVITIKFSNIKDGQRINQNEILVLNPDKVCCESAVLAAALKWRMFENNVISNLEVVEETNFEVFSLFIEVLQSECVFSRVLSLNAESALCLFSLADKYICPNLETGVLALFFSETSPENAALMYELASQVLCKPYLANYAMRKFLNGSSEALSEKALQCSLETLTTLISNPNLSLDNESQLFNFIERYKTQHGYDEARSLIPYVHFLQMDIEEFLDGPARSELLTDEEKSDFFHFKESFIIPPSWHLSRKLFKRTKYVVNHVTIRINIHIFSLRPSYLMRHYDGLTQVFQVPQSVFLVSCHLKVNIGTECLTTVSVLDSKDYLLVVKSVFVETGACCVVAVFDSQPVLCSNSTYKLVVKGRFPVDSAWLKGRLE
- the LOC136031024 gene encoding uncharacterized protein LOC136031024 isoform X2 codes for the protein MFENNVISNLEVVEETNFEVFSLFIEVLQSECVFSRVLSLNAESALCLFSLADKYICPNLETGVLALFFSETSPENAALMYELASQVLCKPYLANYAMRKFLNGSSEALSEKALQCSLETLTTLISNPNLSLDNESQLFNFIERYKTQHGYDEARSLIPYVHFLQMDIEEFLDGPARSELLTDEEKSDFFHFKESFIIPPSWHLSRKLFKRTKYVVNHVTIRINIHIFSLRPSYLMRHYDGLTQVFQVPQSVFLVSCHLKVNIGTECLTTVSVLDSKDYLLVVKSVFVETGACCVVAVFDSQPVLCSNSTYKLVVKGRFPVDSAWLKGRLE